In one Sneathia sanguinegens genomic region, the following are encoded:
- a CDS encoding HU family DNA-binding protein produces the protein MSKKEFVEAFAASTGESKKRSEELVSEFLKLVEKCLIEGNDVQFVGWGTFATKAKAARKGRNPKDGTEIEIPAKTVVKFKVGKKLADAVAEAK, from the coding sequence ATGTCTAAGAAAGAATTTGTTGAAGCTTTTGCAGCTAGTACTGGTGAAAGCAAAAAGAGATCAGAAGAATTAGTTTCTGAATTTTTAAAATTAGTTGAAAAATGTTTAATCGAAGGAAATGATGTTCAATTCGTTGGTTGGGGAACATTTGCAACAAAGGCAAAGGCTGCTAGAAAGGGAAGAAACCCTAAAGATGGTACTGAAATTGAAATACCTGCAAAGACAGTTGTTAAATTTAAAGTAGGAAAGAAATTAGCAGATGCTGTAGCAGAAGCTAAGTAA
- a CDS encoding preprotein translocase subunit SecG, translating into MNGLFIAFMVIISVVLVVVILMQPDKSQTVAKTESVLDQEKDGIEKFTEYVAILFLCSAVIYSVIR; encoded by the coding sequence ATGAACGGATTATTTATAGCATTTATGGTGATTATATCAGTTGTATTAGTAGTTGTTATACTTATGCAACCAGATAAAAGTCAAACTGTTGCTAAAACTGAAAGTGTTTTAGATCAAGAAAAGGATGGTATTGAAAAATTTACTGAATATGTTGCGATACTTTTCTTGTGTTCAGCTGTTATTTATAGTGTCATTAGATAA
- the tpiA gene encoding triose-phosphate isomerase: MRKIIIAGNWKMNKTCTETREFFESLLPKIEGLSRNVVVGVPFTSLQEAVKLTKGSIVKIAAQNMNPNEKGAYTGEVSPLMLKDLGVEYVILGHSERRAYYHETNEFINEKVKSALKHDLRPILCIGEKLEDRENGTTTEVVKEQLVEGLKGVSKEDITKVVIAYEPIWAIGTGKTATPEIAQEVHSFIRNLLTSLYTKELAEEVTVQYGGSMKPSNVVDLLKQKDIDGGLIGGASLEPESFVELIKAGK, translated from the coding sequence ATGAGAAAAATAATTATAGCAGGTAATTGGAAAATGAATAAAACTTGTACAGAAACAAGAGAATTTTTTGAAAGCTTACTACCAAAAATAGAAGGTTTATCAAGAAATGTGGTAGTTGGTGTTCCTTTTACATCTTTACAAGAAGCTGTTAAATTAACAAAAGGTAGCATAGTAAAAATTGCTGCTCAAAATATGAATCCTAATGAAAAGGGTGCATATACTGGTGAAGTATCACCATTAATGTTAAAAGATTTAGGAGTTGAATATGTAATACTTGGTCATTCTGAAAGAAGAGCATATTACCATGAAACTAATGAATTTATTAACGAAAAAGTTAAATCTGCTTTAAAACATGATCTTAGACCAATTTTATGTATTGGGGAAAAATTAGAAGATCGTGAAAATGGAACAACTACAGAAGTAGTTAAAGAACAATTAGTTGAAGGACTAAAAGGTGTTAGCAAAGAAGATATAACAAAGGTTGTAATTGCTTATGAACCTATCTGGGCAATTGGAACTGGTAAGACAGCTACTCCTGAAATAGCCCAAGAAGTTCATTCATTTATTAGAAATTTATTAACTAGCTTATATACAAAAGAACTAGCAGAAGAAGTAACAGTACAATATGGTGGATCAATGAAACCATCAAATGTAGTAGATCTTTTGAAGCAAAAAGATATAGATGGTGGTCTAATAGGTGGAGCAAGTCTTGAACCAGAATCTTTTGTTGAATTAATAAAAGCTGGTAAATAG